From Pontibacter actiniarum, a single genomic window includes:
- a CDS encoding AAA domain-containing protein, with protein sequence MKDILRNYRRRLLNLGSSNRALVLLRLYRELHLDVEAVDFLNGKPAFKVLEQLLSGRKRISLSPYADSRHAPVAAVSRRLRFIKRKAEMILEERGSKELYLGWPFVHGSFSDGTAVRCPLLFFPVRLQVNAAQEWELQPDEVQPPQFNQSFLLAYAHYMGTPLAEDLLELDLSTLPQHPLEFRTKVYELLKEQQLSINAGREFFAEKLKPFADYKKADYEAALKPGQLHLEQEAVLGIFPQAASFLLSDYDALLEQDGLQEMEQLFGTPEEHINLNTQAQHTFTAFAMDASQEAALQAVKQGQSVVVQGPPGTGKSQLICNLVSDFTARGKKVLVVSQKRAALDVVHRRLSQQGLGPFAALLHDINADRKAVFAQLREQVEQLDAYKKQNLALNSIYTDRTFLEVSRGINKSLEKLESFKAALFDAGRSGWSPKELYLRSSLQQPHIPLHSYFKNLTAETVAEFLPRLRQYLQQAIPWQKEEFVWQERRNMKDYTWQERQELEKVIQALPGEHAALKQHITDLSGYAFGLEELPKYSQSLERIQKLQELLEQEGVLQALQPLLQRPTEPKELQTQVLRLKALYLVCPAPDAAIATEDVAAVKAAVATYEQQQGQLLQRLSWYFSPEKLTLKKALAKYKLTLDEAGVGELQRRLVLRRQAEELMQGINASIKSGLKITEHPNEVLQRVQVMEQAIQVHKLLRELHRGKVLHEKLLGVVQLPEHLQSLVQSITQAEETYKKWLNWLTEAQVQRLTQDKEYQAALLQELPEVFEHLVAFDGLLVSFTAAEREVAGLLLEQGIKTAKEGEALLLNSLYLAWLHELEGQHPELRMPSNGELERVEEELQQLLLKKQELSQEIVLSRLREQAYKDIEVNRLGNPVTYRRLYAQVSKKRSLYPLRKLFELFSEEMLDLVPCWLASPETVSAVLPLERCFDLVIFDEASQCYAETGIPAMLRGKQVVVAGDAQQLKPSDIYRARWSGAEGEEQVEELSAESLLELCALYLPQTMLTQHYRSRYPELIEFSNRYFYKNKLELIPELLDANARQPAITFVKVHGLWQQNQNLPEAQRVVELVLQYLQAGKEELGVITFNYAQQMLVQDLLEEAAQAQSITVPASVLVKNIENIQGDEKEVIILSVGYAPDEKGKMAMHFGSLNQSGGENRLNVAVTRAKQQVVVVSSIRAEQLQVEHTLHAGPRLLKDYLHYAQQVSRRYFEYQPRRESIPAHVPLLKGMLAQQLPHLKQEVPFADLTLVKEAAYQGVVLTDDDLYYSALSVRHSHADIPLLLRQRHWPYRSVYSRQFWEKPEKTISELKARKVKS encoded by the coding sequence ATGAAAGATATCCTCAGAAACTACCGGCGCAGGCTACTTAATCTCGGCTCCAGCAACAGAGCCCTGGTATTGCTGCGCCTGTACCGCGAGCTGCACCTGGATGTAGAGGCTGTTGATTTCCTGAACGGTAAACCTGCCTTTAAGGTGCTGGAGCAGCTGCTGAGCGGCAGGAAACGGATCAGCCTGAGCCCTTACGCTGATAGCCGGCACGCGCCGGTGGCCGCCGTGAGCCGCAGGCTGCGCTTTATAAAGCGCAAGGCCGAGATGATTCTGGAGGAGCGCGGGAGTAAGGAGCTGTACCTGGGCTGGCCCTTCGTGCACGGCAGTTTTTCGGACGGCACCGCCGTGCGCTGCCCGCTGCTGTTCTTCCCGGTGCGGCTGCAGGTAAACGCAGCACAGGAGTGGGAGCTGCAGCCGGATGAGGTGCAGCCGCCGCAGTTTAACCAAAGCTTTCTGCTGGCGTACGCGCACTACATGGGCACGCCGCTGGCCGAGGATCTGCTGGAGCTGGACCTGAGTACGCTGCCGCAGCACCCGCTGGAGTTCCGCACCAAAGTATACGAGCTACTCAAGGAGCAGCAGCTAAGTATAAACGCGGGCCGCGAGTTCTTCGCCGAAAAGCTAAAGCCCTTTGCAGACTATAAAAAAGCAGACTACGAGGCAGCGCTGAAGCCGGGGCAGTTGCACCTGGAGCAGGAGGCGGTGCTGGGGATATTTCCGCAGGCGGCTTCTTTTCTACTCTCCGACTACGATGCACTGCTGGAGCAGGACGGGCTGCAGGAAATGGAGCAGCTGTTCGGCACGCCCGAGGAGCATATCAACCTGAATACGCAGGCGCAGCACACCTTTACCGCCTTTGCCATGGATGCCTCGCAGGAGGCGGCGCTGCAGGCGGTAAAGCAGGGGCAGTCGGTGGTGGTGCAGGGGCCGCCGGGCACGGGCAAATCGCAGCTTATCTGCAACCTGGTGTCTGACTTTACCGCACGGGGCAAGAAAGTGCTGGTGGTGAGCCAAAAGCGCGCCGCCCTGGATGTGGTGCACCGGAGGCTGTCGCAACAGGGGTTAGGCCCTTTTGCCGCCCTCCTGCACGACATCAACGCCGACCGCAAAGCCGTTTTCGCACAGCTCCGGGAGCAGGTGGAGCAGCTGGACGCGTACAAAAAGCAGAACCTGGCACTCAACAGCATCTACACAGACCGCACTTTTCTGGAGGTGAGCCGGGGCATTAACAAGAGCCTGGAGAAGCTCGAGAGCTTTAAAGCAGCCCTCTTCGATGCGGGCCGCAGCGGCTGGTCTCCCAAAGAGCTGTACCTGCGCAGCAGCCTGCAGCAGCCGCACATCCCCCTCCACTCATACTTTAAAAACCTGACCGCCGAAACGGTGGCTGAGTTCCTGCCGCGCCTCCGGCAGTACCTGCAGCAGGCCATCCCGTGGCAAAAGGAGGAATTTGTGTGGCAGGAGCGCCGCAACATGAAAGACTACACCTGGCAGGAGCGGCAGGAGCTGGAGAAGGTAATACAGGCGCTGCCCGGGGAGCATGCGGCGCTGAAGCAGCACATCACCGACCTGAGCGGCTATGCCTTTGGGTTGGAGGAGCTGCCAAAGTACAGCCAGTCGCTGGAGCGTATACAGAAGCTGCAGGAGCTGCTGGAGCAGGAGGGCGTGCTGCAGGCGCTTCAGCCGTTGCTGCAGCGGCCCACGGAGCCGAAAGAGCTGCAGACGCAAGTGCTGCGGCTGAAAGCACTCTACCTGGTGTGCCCGGCCCCTGATGCTGCCATTGCCACAGAAGACGTTGCCGCGGTGAAAGCGGCCGTGGCGACCTATGAGCAGCAGCAGGGCCAGTTGTTGCAGCGCCTCAGCTGGTACTTCTCCCCCGAAAAGCTGACGCTGAAGAAAGCGCTGGCAAAGTATAAACTCACCCTGGACGAGGCCGGCGTGGGCGAACTGCAACGCCGCCTGGTGCTGCGCCGGCAGGCCGAAGAGCTTATGCAGGGCATCAACGCAAGTATAAAATCCGGACTAAAGATAACCGAGCACCCTAACGAGGTACTGCAGCGGGTGCAGGTAATGGAGCAGGCGATACAGGTGCACAAGCTGCTCCGGGAGCTGCACCGAGGCAAGGTGCTGCACGAAAAGCTGCTGGGGGTGGTGCAGCTGCCCGAGCACCTGCAAAGCCTGGTGCAAAGTATAACGCAGGCCGAAGAGACGTATAAAAAGTGGCTAAACTGGCTTACCGAGGCACAGGTGCAGCGCCTGACGCAGGATAAGGAGTACCAGGCGGCCTTGCTGCAGGAGTTACCGGAGGTGTTTGAGCACCTGGTGGCTTTTGACGGCCTGCTGGTTTCTTTTACCGCGGCAGAGCGCGAGGTGGCCGGTCTGCTGCTGGAGCAGGGCATAAAAACGGCGAAAGAGGGTGAGGCGCTGTTGCTGAACAGCCTGTACCTGGCCTGGCTGCATGAGCTGGAGGGGCAGCACCCGGAGCTGCGCATGCCGAGCAACGGGGAGCTGGAGCGTGTGGAGGAGGAACTACAGCAGCTGCTGCTGAAAAAACAGGAGCTGAGCCAGGAGATCGTGCTGTCGCGGTTGCGGGAGCAGGCTTACAAAGACATTGAGGTGAACCGCCTGGGCAACCCGGTCACGTATCGCCGCCTGTACGCGCAGGTAAGCAAGAAGCGCAGCCTGTACCCGCTCCGCAAGCTGTTCGAGCTTTTTTCGGAGGAGATGCTGGACCTGGTGCCTTGCTGGCTGGCCTCGCCCGAAACGGTGTCGGCGGTGTTGCCGCTGGAGCGCTGCTTTGACCTGGTAATCTTTGACGAAGCCTCGCAGTGCTACGCCGAAACCGGTATACCGGCTATGCTACGCGGCAAGCAAGTGGTAGTGGCCGGTGATGCACAGCAGCTAAAGCCATCGGATATTTACCGCGCCCGCTGGAGCGGGGCCGAGGGCGAGGAGCAGGTGGAGGAACTGTCGGCTGAGTCTTTGCTGGAGCTGTGCGCGCTGTACCTGCCCCAGACCATGCTGACGCAGCATTACCGTAGCCGCTATCCTGAGCTGATCGAGTTCTCGAACCGCTATTTCTATAAAAACAAGCTGGAGCTGATTCCGGAGCTGCTGGATGCCAACGCCCGCCAGCCTGCCATCACTTTTGTAAAGGTGCACGGGTTGTGGCAGCAGAACCAAAACCTGCCGGAGGCGCAGCGCGTGGTGGAGCTGGTGCTGCAGTACCTGCAGGCAGGGAAGGAGGAGCTGGGCGTCATCACTTTTAACTACGCGCAGCAAATGCTGGTGCAGGACCTGCTGGAGGAGGCCGCGCAGGCGCAGAGCATCACCGTGCCGGCCTCTGTGCTGGTCAAGAACATCGAAAACATTCAGGGCGACGAAAAGGAAGTGATTATACTTTCGGTGGGCTACGCGCCGGATGAGAAGGGCAAGATGGCCATGCACTTTGGTAGCCTGAACCAGTCCGGCGGAGAGAATCGCTTGAACGTGGCCGTTACCCGCGCCAAACAGCAGGTGGTGGTGGTGAGCAGCATCAGGGCGGAGCAACTGCAGGTAGAGCATACGCTGCATGCTGGGCCAAGGCTGCTGAAAGACTACCTGCACTATGCGCAGCAGGTCAGCCGTCGGTATTTTGAGTATCAGCCCAGGAGAGAAAGCATCCCTGCGCATGTGCCGCTGCTCAAAGGCATGCTCGCGCAGCAGTTGCCGCACCTGAAGCAGGAAGTGCCCTTTGCCGACCTGACACTGGTAAAGGAGGCGGCCTACCAGGGTGTCGTGCTCACAGACGATGACCTCTACTACAGCGCCCTCTCCGTGCGCCACTCCCATGCCGACATTCCGCTGCTGCTGCGGCAGCGCCACTGGCCTTACCGCAGCGTGTATAGCCGGCAGTTCTGGGAAAAGCCGGAGAAAACGATCAGCGAGCTGAAAGCCAGAAAAGTGAAAAGCTAA
- a CDS encoding SDR family oxidoreductase translates to MHTTILVTGATGTVGREVVKQLSMLDGDIRVRAGVHSVIKGENLKRLPDVEIVEMDFEEPESLHAAFTHADKVFMITPFAHDQVEMAKTLVDEAKKAGVKHIVKLSALGAEAEPGIQMGRWHREIEKYVENSGISYTFLRPASFMQNYINYNAESVEKEGKFYQPTGDGKVSYIDARDIAAVGIEALTSDGHAGKAYNLTGPEALSNYEVAQLMSEVTGKRVEFTDVPEPAAKKTMVDQGTPEWMADALLELYRVQRAGHASKVTGTVEEITGRKPHTMRQFLEDHKEAFA, encoded by the coding sequence ATGCATACAACAATATTAGTTACAGGAGCCACAGGTACGGTAGGCAGAGAGGTGGTGAAGCAACTGTCGATGCTGGACGGCGACATACGGGTACGTGCCGGTGTACACTCGGTGATAAAGGGTGAAAACCTGAAGAGGTTGCCCGATGTAGAAATAGTGGAGATGGACTTTGAGGAGCCGGAGTCGCTGCACGCGGCGTTCACGCACGCAGACAAGGTGTTCATGATCACGCCCTTTGCCCACGACCAGGTAGAGATGGCCAAAACACTGGTGGATGAAGCCAAAAAAGCAGGCGTGAAGCACATTGTCAAACTATCGGCGCTTGGCGCAGAGGCAGAGCCGGGCATACAGATGGGGCGCTGGCACCGCGAAATAGAGAAATACGTGGAAAACAGCGGGATTAGCTATACGTTTCTGCGGCCGGCCTCTTTCATGCAGAACTACATTAACTACAATGCGGAGAGCGTGGAGAAGGAGGGGAAATTCTACCAGCCCACCGGCGATGGGAAAGTAAGCTACATAGACGCCCGCGACATTGCCGCTGTGGGGATAGAAGCCCTCACCAGCGACGGGCATGCAGGCAAGGCGTACAATTTAACCGGGCCCGAGGCGCTGTCTAACTATGAGGTGGCGCAGCTGATGAGCGAGGTAACGGGCAAACGGGTGGAGTTTACAGATGTGCCGGAGCCAGCCGCCAAAAAGACCATGGTGGACCAGGGCACCCCCGAATGGATGGCTGATGCCTTGCTGGAGCTTTACAGGGTGCAACGGGCCGGGCACGCCAGCAAAGTAACCGGCACTGTGGAGGAAATAACCGGGCGAAAGCCGCACACCATGCGTCAGTTCCTGGAAGACCACAAAGAGGCCTTTGCATAA
- a CDS encoding cold-shock protein, giving the protein MKTGKVKFFNVSKGFGFIVEDDTNQDIFVHQSGLIHEIRENDRVSFEVKDGKKGLNAINVERI; this is encoded by the coding sequence ATGAAGACAGGTAAAGTAAAATTCTTTAACGTATCTAAAGGTTTCGGTTTCATCGTGGAAGATGATACTAACCAAGACATCTTTGTGCATCAGTCAGGTCTGATCCACGAAATCCGCGAGAACGACCGTGTATCTTTCGAGGTTAAAGATGGTAAAAAAGGTTTGAACGCTATCAACGTAGAGAGAATCTAG
- a CDS encoding endonuclease/exonuclease/phosphatase family protein has product MEFTLILLGCIFTLFSFLPLISSPAWWIRVLDFPRLHVAVLLSIVMAAYVVSYELQEPLEYVMVAVWALAILNELRYIIHFTPLRRVEALRTEQAKPANAFTLMISNVRMVNNKYDKFLERVLQEDPDMVIMNEPNQSWHDNVCQVMDERYPYAIKKPLENTYGMLFWSKHKLHDSEIRYLVEEGIPSFYTVVELPGGNKFCLFTVHPQPPRLMLNTETREAELLLVAKEAKKAPYPAVVAGDLNDVAWSNTTKLFKETSGMIDPRVGRGFYNTYNAHVPIFRYPLDHVFYDPVFRLVSLRRLQKFGSDHFPMVITLNYEPQHEKEQEHPHADQEDKQEANELIQEGLEKGEERNQEKHHEQEKSE; this is encoded by the coding sequence ATGGAGTTCACACTTATATTGCTAGGTTGTATTTTCACCCTTTTCTCTTTCCTGCCACTCATCTCCTCGCCTGCCTGGTGGATCAGAGTGCTGGACTTTCCCCGCCTGCACGTAGCCGTTTTACTGAGCATTGTAATGGCCGCCTATGTGGTAAGCTATGAGCTACAGGAGCCACTTGAGTATGTTATGGTCGCCGTCTGGGCGCTGGCTATCCTGAACGAGCTACGCTACATCATCCACTTTACACCGCTCAGGCGGGTAGAGGCACTCCGCACGGAACAGGCAAAGCCAGCCAACGCCTTCACGCTGATGATCTCAAACGTGCGTATGGTGAACAACAAGTATGATAAATTTCTGGAGCGGGTGCTGCAAGAGGACCCCGACATGGTGATCATGAACGAGCCCAACCAAAGCTGGCACGACAACGTGTGCCAAGTGATGGACGAGCGTTACCCTTACGCCATTAAAAAGCCCCTGGAAAACACCTATGGCATGTTGTTCTGGAGTAAGCACAAGCTGCACGATAGCGAGATCAGGTATTTGGTGGAGGAGGGCATCCCATCGTTTTACACCGTGGTGGAGTTGCCGGGCGGCAATAAATTCTGCCTGTTTACGGTGCACCCCCAGCCGCCACGCCTGATGCTGAACACGGAAACGCGCGAAGCGGAGCTGCTACTGGTGGCGAAAGAGGCGAAGAAGGCCCCCTACCCTGCTGTTGTAGCCGGCGACCTGAACGATGTGGCCTGGTCTAACACCACCAAGCTCTTTAAAGAGACAAGCGGCATGATTGACCCGCGCGTGGGCCGTGGCTTCTACAACACCTACAACGCCCACGTCCCCATTTTCCGCTACCCGCTCGACCACGTGTTCTACGATCCTGTTTTCAGGTTAGTAAGCCTGCGCCGCCTGCAGAAGTTCGGCTCAGACCACTTCCCGATGGTGATTACGCTCAACTACGAGCCACAGCATGAAAAAGAGCAGGAGCACCCGCATGCCGACCAGGAGGACAAGCAGGAGGCGAACGAGCTGATACAGGAAGGCCTGGAGAAAGGCGAAGAGCGCAACCAGGAGAAGCACCACGAGCAGGAGAAAAGCGAGTAA
- a CDS encoding gliding motility lipoprotein GldH, translating into MHRLLGMWAAAVLLLLASCDPARVYEQNVDLPEGSWQIDNAPVFEFEIQDTTQAYDVFFNIRYNLQYDYYNLYLRHQLIGPDSTQLSAKLHEVLLMDSKTGKPLGDGSSDIYDLQALALDNVTFSKPGTYKLKLTQYMRRDPLPHIMAVGIRVAKDSASAK; encoded by the coding sequence ATGCATAGACTTTTAGGAATGTGGGCAGCAGCAGTTTTGCTGCTGCTTGCTTCTTGTGACCCGGCCCGGGTATATGAACAGAACGTAGACTTGCCGGAAGGAAGCTGGCAGATAGACAACGCGCCTGTCTTTGAGTTTGAGATACAGGATACAACGCAGGCATACGATGTGTTCTTCAACATCCGCTATAACCTGCAGTACGACTATTACAACCTGTACCTGCGCCACCAGCTGATAGGCCCGGACAGCACACAGCTATCCGCCAAGTTGCACGAGGTGCTGCTCATGGACTCTAAAACAGGCAAGCCGCTTGGCGATGGCTCCAGTGACATCTACGACCTGCAGGCACTGGCCCTGGACAATGTAACGTTTAGCAAGCCAGGCACATACAAGCTAAAACTAACGCAGTACATGCGCCGCGACCCGCTGCCCCACATCATGGCGGTGGGCATTCGTGTAGCCAAAGATAGCGCCTCCGCCAAGTAG